The Stigmatella aurantiaca genome segment AGCGGCGGCCCACATCAGGATTCCGGCCAGGAAGAGACGCAGGGAGGACGGTGTGACGGAACGCCTTTCACTAACAGGGGAGGGCGCCGGAGGCCATGTGCCGGAAGTCACGGGGCAACGGTATCACGGCCCCCGGGGCGCCGCCCCCGTGTGTGCCAGGAGGGCCTGGGCCAGGGGCTCGAAGAAGGCGGGGTTGAGGGCATGCCCCATCCCGTCGATGACGAGCCGCTTCCCCGCCGGGGCTGCCCGGGCCGCGGCCTCGGCGTGCGCGGGCACGAAGATCGGATCCTCCGAGCCTTGGATGAACAGGCACGGGGCCGTGACGTGCCGCAGCGCTTCCAGTTGGTTCTTGTCCGGGATGCGCTCACAGGCACGCCGGTGGTGGTCTCCGGCGAGGGCGTCATCCCCCCGCGCCTCCGCGAGCCGCTGGAGGCCGCGCCAGTACTCCGCGTCGAACGGCGCCCGGCTCCCATTGGCGAGCCGCCAGCTCTCCACTGCTAGCTCCAGCGGCGACAGCCCCGGGGGGATTTTCGAGAGCGCTTCGAGCCAGTCCTGCCGGGGCGGTGGGAGCCCGGATATGGGCGCCTCGCTCCCCATGAAGGTGTGGAGCAGCGTGGCGTAGTCCGGCGTGGACATCATGCTGGTCAGTGAAGCGACGGTCCCGGGGTGCCGGGTGGCCAGCCGCAGCGCCAGAAAGCCGCCCATGGAGAGGCCCACCCAGTGCACCTTGCCGAGGCCCAGGTGGGCCCGCAGCCCCAGCACGTCCCGCTCGAGGTCATCCAGGCTGTAGGGCGTCTGGTCGAAGCTGGCGATATGGGACGAGCGTCCCGTGTCGCGGTAGTCGAAGCGGATGACGCGGCGGCCTCCGCGGACGAGCAACTCCAGCCAGGGCTCCGGCCAGAACGAGGCACCGCAGCCATTGCCCATCAGCAACAGGAGGGGAGGGGCGTCGGGCGAGCCTCTGTCGTCGTACCAGAGGTCTGTGTCACCGATGCGAAGGAGCTGGCCGGAGGGGGCGTTCATGGGGAGGAGGCGGGCTTGAAGCGGACGTCGACCCAGTAGTTGGCATCTTTATAGGAACTGGACGGGAAGCCACCGCTCGACGTGTAGAGGAAGACGCCGTTGCCCCCCACGCTGGCGCTGCCGGGCGCCGTGAGGTTGCCGCTGACCACCGCGTTCGTCAGTCCCGAGACGTCCCGGGCGAACTGCCCGTTCGAGGTGAAGTACGAGACCACGTAGATGGTTCCCGCGGTGACGGGGATGGGCGTGGGGAGCGGCGCCTCCTGCCAGCCCGGGATGCGCCCATCCTTCACCGGAACCTGGGCCAGGAGCGTGCCCGTGTTGCTCCACAGGTGGGCGACATAGCCATTGGCATTGCCCGTGCCCCGGTAGAACCGGAGGGCCTCGATGGTGCCACTGGCGTTGCTGCGGAACCGGACGCCCACTTCCACGGCGCGTGTGTCGTCGCCCTGGACGGCGGTGCCCGGGACGCGGTCTCCAAAGAGGGTCTGGCTCCACGGCAGGATGACGGTGGCGGTGACCGGACGGTGATCAGATTGGGAAGAGGCGTTCACCACGCCGGCGGTCAGCGGGGAGGTCCACGCGGAGCCGAGCAGGACATAGTCGATGCGCTTGGTGGGGAAGCTGGCCGGAATGGTGTAGCCGCTGCCCGAGCCGCCGCGCGCCCAGGCGTCGGTGAACTGCTGGAGCAGGCTTGTGATGCTGGACTCGGAGGGACTGGCGTTGAGGTCTCCGCCGAGCAACGCCCAGGGCTTCCCAGCGAGGGCGGCCTTGATGTCCTCGGCCTGCTGGACGCGCTCCGGGGCGCCGGTGGTGCCGAAGTGGGTGACGGCCACGGGGATGAGGCGGGAGGGCTCCAGCTCCACCTCGAAGAGGGCGAGGACCCGCTGCTCGGCGGCGGAGCGCAGCGGAACGCGCTGGGCGGAGCGGATGGGGTAGCGCGACAGGAGCGCCAGTCCGTACTGGCCCGAGTCGTAATTGGTCAGTGAGGGAATGAAGGCATAGAACATGCCCGTGAGCTGACCCAGCCGGGCCGCCTGATCCACCTTGTTGGACCGCACGGTGAGGACATCCACCTCCTGGAGCGCCACCAGGTCGGGCGCCTGCGCTTTGATGACGTTCGCGACGGTCTCCAGGCTGCTGAGCTCCCCGTGCTTGATGTTGTAGGTCATGAACCGCAGGCCCCCTCCGGGGGTGAGGGCCTGCGGCTGCTCACCCACTTGAGGATCCGGCTCGGTGGCTTCGGGCGGTGCACAGTGGGTGAGGGTGGTCATGAGGGTAAGCAGGAGCAGGGGACGGAGGGACATGGCGGGGAACTCCGGGAGGCAACAATAGGCCGGGTGGGGGCGAGGTGGGTTAGACTGTGCTCATGTATCGAGCCTGTGTGTTGGGGCTGTTTCTGAGTCTCGTGGCGTGCAAGGAGAAGGCTCCCGGGGAAGGGGCCATCCGGGTCTCCGTGAAGTACGGAACTTACGTGCCCGCCTGCCTCCGTGTCTCCGCCCGGGATGCGCAGGGCCATGAGGCCAGGACGGACATCCCCCGGGAGAAGTTCCAGAACCCGGAGGCCCGGGAGGTCCGCGTCGCGGTGTTCCGCAAGCCGGAGTGGGACCGGGAGCTGTCGCTGGAGGTGTCCTCGTACCGGGCCGCCTCGGGGCAGGAGTGCGCGGGAGACCTCGTGGAGAAGCGCACCTCGGCGGCCCCCATTCCGGTACCGAGGGGAGAGTTCGCCATCTTCGATGCCGTGCTCGAAGCGCAGGACCAGGATGGTGACTCCTTCATCGCGTTGCCGGGGCTGGCCCAGGCGGATTGTGATGATGTGCGCAAGGATGTGTACCCGGGCGCTCCCGAGCAGTGCAGCGTCAACGTGGACTTCGACTGTGACGGCCTCAAAGGCTGTCAGGACGCGAAGTGCGTGGACAAGGCGTGTGACGATGGCAACGCCTGCACGACGGGAGACCAGTGCAACGGCGCGCTCTGCCAGGGACAGGCGGTGCAATGCCAGAAGCCCACCGGCGTCTGTTTCACGGGCGCGGTGTGCAACCCCACCACGGGACAGTGCGACAACGTCCTGGCCCCCCCGGAGACGGTCTGTAATGACCAAGACCCCTGCACCGTGAATGACACCTGCGGGCCGCAAGGCCAGTGCTCGGGCCAGAGCAAGTCCTGCAACGCGCCGCCGACGGCGTGCTTCGAAGCCTCGGGGACGTGCGACGCCGTCAGCGGCGAGTGCCGGTATCCCTCCAAGCCCGCCGCCACGGAATGCAGTGATGAAGACGCCTGTACGGTGAACGACCAGTGCAATGGCAACGGCATGTGCGGCGGACTGGCGACGCCCTGCCAGCCCTCCAGCACTTGCTTCCGAATCACCAGCGGTTGTGTGGCGCTCGGCAATTGCACCGAGGCCGTGGATCCGGCCAAGGTGAATACGGCCTGTCAGAAGGGCAATGGGCAGAGCGGCGTGTGCCGCGTCTCTGACGGAGCGTGCAGCTCCTTCCCCTACGTTCCGAGCAATTTTGATCCGGACACGATTCCTGACGCCAATATCGGCACTCTGACGACTTCCGGTGCCGTCACCTTCGATTCAACGCCAGGCGCCATGAATCCCTGGGAGCCGCCTGGCCGCGTGACAGCCTCTCCCCCCATCACTGTCATTGCTCAGGCCAACGGTGCTCCGGATGCAGTGGTGCTCGCGGTGCGAAGCGTGAACTTGGGCGGAGACCTGAAACTCGTGGGGACGCGCCCCGTCATCCTGGCGGTGTACGGAGACGCCACGCTGAATCACCACATCCTGGCGAACAGTGTGTTGGGAGCATCCTCGGGCCCAGGCAGCAATCAGGCTTGTGGTGCCCGGCAAGGCGTGGATGGGACGTTGTCGGGGGAGGGAGGTGGGGGCGGTGGAGGGGGTGGCGCAACTGCGGGGGCTTCCGGCGGAAAGGGGTATTCCAGTGGGGCCACCGGGGGGGGCGCCGGAAGTCAGAGTCCCAGCGTCCGTGTTCCCCTTGTTGGCGGGTGCCCCGGCGGAAAAGGTGGCGGCACGGGAGGCCTTGGGGGGACAGGAGGCGGAGCGATTCAGATCTCTGTCTCAGGCACCCTCACGGTGGGGAAGAAGGTTACCGCCAGCGGCGGGGCGGGGGTTGGCGGGAATGCCAGCACCAGTGCCGCAGGAGGCGGCGGTGGAGGGGGGAGCGGCGGCCAGGTCACTTTGGAGGCCTTACGGCTGGTCCTCTCAAACTCAGCCCAACTGACCGCCAACGGCGGCGGTGGGGGCGAAGGGGGCGGCACATATCAAGGCGGTAAAGACGGTGATGATGGCTATACGTCCTCAGGCGATCCAGCCATGGGGGGACAAGGAAAAGCCTTGTTGGGGGGAAATGGCGGTACAGGAGGAGCGAGCGCAGGTCCGCTCCCCGTGGAAGGTTCCGTCGGAACCAATGATGCCATTGGTGGGGGGGGGGGGGGGGGGGGGGGCGGCGCGGTAGGATTCATCCACCTGAGGGCCGTGCGGCCCTGCGAAATCCACACCTCCAGCGTCCGCAGCCCCGAGCCTGTCCTGCAGTGCCCTCTGTAGTCCGGAGGGCTACGGCTTCACGGGGGTGGAAGGCTTGTCCTTCACTTCCATCACCTTGAGCTGGCCGATGAGCGGCGTGATCTCCGCGTTGCCCTCGCGGCCCACGCCGAAGTGCGTCGCGTCCGCCACGGGCTGGTTGAACGTCGGGTCCATCTGCGTCCACTCGCCCACGTAGGCTTCGATCCACTCATGCCAGTAGAACGCGGGCACCCCGTCCTCGTTCACCATGTAGACCACCCCATCCACCCGCCGCGCCGGAATCCCCGCCGCGCGCAGCAGCGCCACCGCCAGGAGCGAGTGCTCCGTGCAGTCGCCCTTTTTCTGCCGCAGCACGTCCGTGGCCCGGTCCGCGCTCACCCCGTAGTCCTTCGCCAGGTTCGTGGCCACCCAGGTGACGATCTTCTTCGACGCCGCGTACGCGTCCTTCTCCGTGCCCACCAGCGTCTTGGCCAGCTTGCGGATCTCTGCGTTGTCGCTCTCGACGATGATGGTGGCCTTGAGGTTCTCGCCCCCGTCGGGGTCCGCCACCGGCAGCGGCTTGAGGTTCGCGGGCTTCGGGAAGTCCGACAGCAGCGTCACCTCCACGCGCCCCTCCGGCAGCTTCACGTACTTCTGCCGGTAGCTGTCCTGCTGGAACTTCTCCGGCAGCCCCGTCATCACCAGCACCGCCCGGCCCGGCACCGCCCGCGCCTCGACGGGCAGCTTCTTGGGCAGCACGATGCGCGTGAGCCCGAACACCTCCACCACGTCCAGCCGCTTGGCCACCGCCTCGGTCTCGGCCCGCGCCTTCATCGTCTGGCCGAAGTCCACCTCCACCATCTCCCCGTCCTCGGTGAAGTAGGCCGTCACCGGCACCTTCTCCTTCTCGGAGATGGTCTGCGCCCGGCTCAGCCGCACCTTCACCCCGCGAACCATCCGCTCCTCGGCGGGCTCCGTCGTGGTG includes the following:
- a CDS encoding alpha/beta fold hydrolase encodes the protein MNAPSGQLLRIGDTDLWYDDRGSPDAPPLLLLMGNGCGASFWPEPWLELLVRGGRRVIRFDYRDTGRSSHIASFDQTPYSLDDLERDVLGLRAHLGLGKVHWVGLSMGGFLALRLATRHPGTVASLTSMMSTPDYATLLHTFMGSEAPISGLPPPRQDWLEALSKIPPGLSPLELAVESWRLANGSRAPFDAEYWRGLQRLAEARGDDALAGDHHRRACERIPDKNQLEALRHVTAPCLFIQGSEDPIFVPAHAEAAARAAPAGKRLVIDGMGHALNPAFFEPLAQALLAHTGAAPRGP
- a CDS encoding DUF4082 domain-containing protein; translation: MSLRPLLLLTLMTTLTHCAPPEATEPDPQVGEQPQALTPGGGLRFMTYNIKHGELSSLETVANVIKAQAPDLVALQEVDVLTVRSNKVDQAARLGQLTGMFYAFIPSLTNYDSGQYGLALLSRYPIRSAQRVPLRSAAEQRVLALFEVELEPSRLIPVAVTHFGTTGAPERVQQAEDIKAALAGKPWALLGGDLNASPSESSITSLLQQFTDAWARGGSGSGYTIPASFPTKRIDYVLLGSAWTSPLTAGVVNASSQSDHRPVTATVILPWSQTLFGDRVPGTAVQGDDTRAVEVGVRFRSNASGTIEALRFYRGTGNANGYVAHLWSNTGTLLAQVPVKDGRIPGWQEAPLPTPIPVTAGTIYVVSYFTSNGQFARDVSGLTNAVVSGNLTAPGSASVGGNGVFLYTSSGGFPSSSYKDANYWVDVRFKPASSP
- a CDS encoding putative metal-binding motif-containing protein; this encodes MYRACVLGLFLSLVACKEKAPGEGAIRVSVKYGTYVPACLRVSARDAQGHEARTDIPREKFQNPEAREVRVAVFRKPEWDRELSLEVSSYRAASGQECAGDLVEKRTSAAPIPVPRGEFAIFDAVLEAQDQDGDSFIALPGLAQADCDDVRKDVYPGAPEQCSVNVDFDCDGLKGCQDAKCVDKACDDGNACTTGDQCNGALCQGQAVQCQKPTGVCFTGAVCNPTTGQCDNVLAPPETVCNDQDPCTVNDTCGPQGQCSGQSKSCNAPPTACFEASGTCDAVSGECRYPSKPAATECSDEDACTVNDQCNGNGMCGGLATPCQPSSTCFRITSGCVALGNCTEAVDPAKVNTACQKGNGQSGVCRVSDGACSSFPYVPSNFDPDTIPDANIGTLTTSGAVTFDSTPGAMNPWEPPGRVTASPPITVIAQANGAPDAVVLAVRSVNLGGDLKLVGTRPVILAVYGDATLNHHILANSVLGASSGPGSNQACGARQGVDGTLSGEGGGGGGGGGATAGASGGKGYSSGATGGGAGSQSPSVRVPLVGGCPGGKGGGTGGLGGTGGGAIQISVSGTLTVGKKVTASGGAGVGGNASTSAAGGGGGGGSGGQVTLEALRLVLSNSAQLTANGGGGGEGGGTYQGGKDGDDGYTSSGDPAMGGQGKALLGGNGGTGGASAGPLPVEGSVGTNDAIGGGGGGGGGGAVGFIHLRAVRPCEIHTSSVRSPEPVLQCPL
- a CDS encoding transglutaminase-like domain-containing protein, with the translated sequence MTRSRSHALWLLTAALLSAAPVLAQAPASASRAAAPQTVSDVLQVPRPKGGEWLGLYLMDKKVGYFFTDVALVPGRKDQVRAVSELVFKATVGTKLSERVHREERVYEAKPGGRMLSFVVDQRGDGGTQRLEATNTPGGMKVVRKRPGQPDEVLTVAASAEKTEDADQARVAIFRKAAVEGIVTDGTDLQGYKVTTTTEPAEERMVRGVKVRLSRAQTISEKEKVPVTAYFTEDGEMVEVDFGQTMKARAETEAVAKRLDVVEVFGLTRIVLPKKLPVEARAVPGRAVLVMTGLPEKFQQDSYRQKYVKLPEGRVEVTLLSDFPKPANLKPLPVADPDGGENLKATIIVESDNAEIRKLAKTLVGTEKDAYAASKKIVTWVATNLAKDYGVSADRATDVLRQKKGDCTEHSLLAVALLRAAGIPARRVDGVVYMVNEDGVPAFYWHEWIEAYVGEWTQMDPTFNQPVADATHFGVGREGNAEITPLIGQLKVMEVKDKPSTPVKP